A region of the Gammaproteobacteria bacterium genome:
GAAAACTTTACCGAACGTATGGACAACGACAATGAAGAAGATCGGCACATGGTGGCTGTTTTGCAGTATGAGGCCGCACGAATCAATGTCTCACTCATGCAACTCTTGACGCTCTACAAAATGGACAATGAAAATCTTGGCATCACAGTCATGCCAACCGATGTTTTCGAGCTTGCTGAAGACACTATCGCCGGATTCCAAAATATAGCTCGGCTCAAACAGTTAAGTATTCTAAACCAGACTCCTGAAGAACTCGTATGGAATTGCGATTCGTCACTGATAGAAATCTGTTTGACCAATATTATTGGTAACAGCGTGCGTTACTGTGACCAAAAGGTCGCGGTGGATGCCCAGACAGTCGAAAATGCTGGACACTCATATCTGTGTCTTGCTATCGAAGATGACGGTCGAGGTTATCCGCAAGCGATGATCGAAAACAGTGCGCAGTACATCAGGCGAATTTCATCGCGCACGGGTTCGACCGGGCTGGGATTATATTTTGCAGACACTGTCGCCCGCCTACATCAGAATAACCAGCACCGAGGCTTCATTCGATTATCGAACGAGGCATCGCTCGGAGGAGGCCGATTTGAGATTTGGTTGCCGTAATTTTGTTTTTCTTTTCGCATCACAATGAGTAAACTGAAGCCAGAAGAATTCAACAGTATAACGCCATGAATCTCACTGTTATTATCCTTAGTGGCATTACCATCCTCATCATCAGCCTCTTAGTGTCGGGCTATCTGCAAAAGCGTGCTCAAATTTTGGCTGAAAAACGACAAAAAGCCACCACCCATTTTTATCAGGGCCTAAATACAGCTAAGGTGCTTGACCTGCTGCGGGGCGTCGTGGTGCCAAGCGACATCATGAAGTATTTGTTCAACTTAGTTGAAACGCACTACAAGAAAGCCAAAGAATTTTGGCCGCAATACCCAAACATTGATGCCGAAATTGACAAAATTGTGCTTAGGAAGGAAAGCTATAAACCGTCCCAAAAGCCAAAGAATCCAGTCCCGTCCGATGAACAGAAGATTGTCGCCATCAGCAATCGTTTGAGAAAACTCGACAAGCACCTACGCCAGCTGGCCCAATCAGCTTATCTGCCAGATGAACAGTACCGTGCCTGGCACGCATGGCTGGTGCGCGAGGTT
Encoded here:
- a CDS encoding sensor histidine kinase: MRGLAMHSKTEEKEIFPLFIASTVHDIKNALSGVLGELENFTERMDNDNEEDRHMVAVLQYEAARINVSLMQLLTLYKMDNENLGITVMPTDVFELAEDTIAGFQNIARLKQLSILNQTPEELVWNCDSSLIEICLTNIIGNSVRYCDQKVAVDAQTVENAGHSYLCLAIEDDGRGYPQAMIENSAQYIRRISSRTGSTGLGLYFADTVARLHQNNQHRGFIRLSNEASLGGGRFEIWLP